In the genome of Octopus sinensis linkage group LG12, ASM634580v1, whole genome shotgun sequence, one region contains:
- the LOC115217894 gene encoding dopamine receptor 1-like, with translation MGSYEDSDGYKYVYTLYYNSSAGKLIPVEGEDGKTRYGMVIFQGLLAFWGFLANLILIIALVSSKSARRLVITLYILSLTTIQLLMCVVNLPFAVYDDLHKWSLGQRFCEAWVLMDVTLSCISALVIVMMNIDRLMFVLDAKRYVKNMKVIALILMVIFPWLLGISLVIIIWVKGKQFFPDFPGMCVYALHKEYAMVSPFVMYFIPALIILGLTFAILVTVVLHPHHRQPPDGTHMFDEQGQPQLPYPFREHNSLFSVCLVNFFFLAMSFPYNCENAVMAFCETDNCMPPSDRPHIFYLLGISFLGLNPLLWLTYQEVRGAFLRIFENICKR, from the exons ATGGGTTCCTACGAAGACTCCGATGGCTACAAATACGTCTACACGCTCTACTACAACTCATCAGCTGGGAAACTAATTCCTGTTGAAGGTGAAGACGGTAAAACTCGTTATGGAATGGTCATTTTCCAAGGGCTGCTGGCCTTTTGGGGATTTCTTGCCAACTTAATACTCATCATTGCCCTCGTTTCATCGAAAAGCGCACGCCGACTGGTTATTACCTTGTACATACTCAGTTTGACCACCATCCAGCTTTTGATGTGTGTTGTAAATCTACCATTTGCCGTTTATGATGATCTACACAAATGGAGTCTGGGACAAAG ATTTTGTGAAGCCTGGGTTTTAATGGACGTCACCCTCAGCTGTATTTCTGCTCTGGTCATTGTAATGATGAACATCGATCGTTTGATGTTTGTCCTTGATGCGAAACGTTATGTGAAGAACATGAAGGTCATTGCTCTCATTCTGATGGTCATCTTTCCATGGCTGCTCGGCATTTCATTGGTCATCATTATATGGGTGAAAGGCAAACAGTTTTTCCCAGATTTCCCAGGAATGTGTGTCTATGCGCTACACAAAGAATACGCCATGGTTTCGCCCTTTGTCATGTATTTCATCCCCGCCTTAATTATTCTAGGTCTTACCTTCGCCATACTGGTCACCGTGGTTCTCCATCCTCATCACCGACAACCTCCAGACGGAACCCATATGTTTGACGAACAAGGTCAACCGCAACTTCCGTATCCGTTCCGTGAACACAACTCGCTGTTTTCCGTATGTTTGGTCAACTTTTTTTTCCTCGCCATGAGTTTCCCCTACAACTGCGAAAATGCTGTCATGGCCTTTTGTGAGACGGATAATTGCATGCCACCTTCAGACCGGCcacatattttctatttgttaGGGATATCATTTCTCGGACTAAACCCGCTGCTGTGGTTAACGTACCAGGAGGTCCGTGGTGCTTTTCTccgaatatttgaaaatatatgtaaaagataa